A stretch of the Thermodesulfovibrionales bacterium genome encodes the following:
- a CDS encoding cytochrome c3 family protein, with protein sequence MLDKITTWFTERLSRKAKILIMVFLFLFLLSAGTVGYKINDYFENDPQACILCHVHDSANAAWARSEHNRVNCHDCHHSTKQEQMVQMYKFVFLGHKTVSPRHGEIIVKKRFCMNCHWEKNKKYPDAPNVSKSQYHIRHATTANLECTQCHGYVIHKFPTEERFCLKCHIGKDVHGTGMEKLACLNCHTERTKNLRPGRKKCLFCHGDEEVRQELIAGGTIDVKHFQPSPDIIRKAIKINVPDSAPMQFYCYECHQPHKRVRPDWNDCMKCHSNVPSTGKHEYHIKVAGMQCKDCHKPHVWTVTETQARKDCVKCHPYKDPKTFLSL encoded by the coding sequence GTGCTTGACAAGATAACAACCTGGTTTACTGAAAGACTGTCACGGAAGGCAAAGATCCTCATCATGGTCTTTCTCTTCCTCTTCCTCCTTTCAGCAGGTACCGTCGGCTACAAGATCAATGACTATTTCGAAAACGATCCCCAGGCCTGCATCCTCTGCCACGTTCATGACTCAGCCAACGCAGCATGGGCAAGGAGCGAGCACAACAGGGTAAACTGCCATGACTGTCACCATTCCACAAAGCAAGAACAGATGGTGCAGATGTACAAGTTCGTCTTTCTCGGCCACAAGACCGTATCCCCGAGGCACGGGGAGATCATCGTAAAGAAGAGATTCTGCATGAACTGCCACTGGGAGAAGAACAAGAAGTACCCGGACGCGCCAAACGTCTCGAAATCGCAATACCACATACGGCATGCGACAACAGCAAATCTCGAGTGCACGCAGTGTCATGGATACGTTATCCATAAGTTCCCGACTGAGGAGAGGTTCTGCCTGAAGTGTCATATCGGCAAAGACGTCCATGGTACGGGCATGGAGAAGCTCGCCTGCCTCAACTGCCACACGGAAAGGACGAAGAACCTGAGGCCGGGAAGGAAGAAATGTCTCTTCTGTCATGGCGATGAAGAGGTGAGACAGGAGCTCATTGCCGGCGGGACGATCGACGTAAAGCATTTCCAGCCGTCGCCCGATATCATCAGGAAGGCGATAAAGATCAATGTCCCTGACAGCGCACCGATGCAGTTCTACTGCTATGAGTGCCACCAGCCCCACAAGAGGGTGAGACCTGACTGGAATGACTGCATGAAATGCCACAGCAATGTCCCCTCAACGGGTAAGCACGAGTACCATATCAAGGTCGCGGGAATGCAGTGCAAAGACTGCCATAAACCCCACGTATGGACCGTAACAGAGACCCAGGCGAGAAAAGACTGCGTGAAGTGTCACCCGTACAAGGATCCGAAGACGTTCCTGTCACTATGA